Proteins co-encoded in one Aethina tumida isolate Nest 87 chromosome 7, icAetTumi1.1, whole genome shotgun sequence genomic window:
- the LOC109594981 gene encoding cleavage and polyadenylation specificity factor subunit 6-like isoform X4, producing MADNDIDLYADDIDQDFAQDDFSGDNVDLYDDVIAAPPVPDNSDNSDTNHQSSATAEDTNGNSFASQGNNISNNSTGRRHQLYVGNLTWWTTDQDIANAVHDIGVNDFHEVKFFEHRANGQSKGFCVISMGSESSMRLCMDLLPNKEINGQSPSVTLPTKQALSNFESQSKTRPSPTNNSNSRPQHPNHGNNSIHPGMGPPGGPRMQGPPGFGGGPPQMHHHHHNHHQGGQIGGPRFQGQPGQWNGPPRPNGPPGGPNMGPMRPGGPPPGPQGPPRPPMYQGPPQGQVPPRNMPQGQVPPPGGMRPDWSRPPMQQGFPPQGPPHHMQGGPPGNMGGPRGPPPMGGPPPQGPPQGPPAPHVNPAFFQQGGGPPPPLQHHGMQGPGPVMPPQGPPQGPPHGPPHGPPMNNLPPHGPPHGYPPQGLQPPYGGPPPDHRNDMPQLSEQEFEDIMSRNRTVSSSAIARAVSDAAAGEYASAIETLVTAISLIKQSKVANDDRCKILISSLQDTLRGVEDKSYSSGRRDRSRSRDRPHRRRRDRSSSRYRDRSRDRERDRDRDRDRDRYYTDSYRERDRERDRSRSRGDRQDRDRERDYRERQPDEDSRVSRSRNKSPSDVDGGGGGGGGGDAPSKSRYYDDRYRERESGRRESDRDRDRERREDAHRSRH from the exons ATGGCGGACAACGACATAGATTTATACGCGGACGATATTGACCAAGATTTTGCACAA GATGATTTTAGCGGGGATAACGTAGACTTGTACGATGATGTTATTGCGGCACCTCCTGTCCCCGACAATTCGGATAATTCCGACACAAACCATCAGTCTTCTGCTACCGCCGAAGACACTAATGGCAACTCTTTTGCCTCGCAGGGCAATAACATTTCGAACAACTCAACCGGCCGCAGACATCAGCTCTATGTTGGGAATTTGACATGG TGGACAACGGATCAGGACATAGCGAACGCCGTCCACGACATCGGCGTGAACGACTTCCACGAGGTAAAGTTCTTCGAGCACCGCGCCAACGGCCAATCGAAGGGTTTCTGCGTCATCTCGATGGGATCAGAGAGCAGCATGCGTCTCTGCATGGACCTACTGCCGAATAAGGAGATCAACGGACAGTCGCCATCCGTAACGCTGCCCACCAAACAGGCCCTGAGCAATTTCGAAAGTCAGTCGAAAACACGTCCGTCACCCACCAACAACTCTAACTCACGACCCCAACACCCCAACCACGGTAACAATTCCATTCATCCAG GTATGGGACCGCCAGGTGGACCGAGGATGCAGGGACCTCCAGGCTTTGGCGGCGGCCCGCCGCAAATGCACCATCACCACCACAACCATCATCAGGGCGGACAGATAGGTGGCCCGCGTTTCCAAGGCCAACCGGGCCAGTGGAACGGCCCGCCCAGACCCAACGGACCACCGGGTGGACCGAACATGGGACCGATGAGGCCGGGCGGACCGCCGCCAGGACCACAGGGACCGCCCAGACCTCCCATG TACCAGGGTCCTCCACAGGGACAGGTGCCGCCCAGAAATATGCCCCAAGGCCAAGTACCTCCTCCCGGAGGTATGAGACCCGATTGGAGCAGACCGCCAATGCAACAGGGCTTCCCGCCTCAGGGACCGCCACATCACATGCAGGGCGGCCCGCCGGGCAACATGGGTGGCCCGCGAGGTCCCCCGCCGATGGGCGGACCGCCGCCGCAAGGCCCTCCCCAAGGGCCTCCAGCTCCTCATGTCAATCCGGCGTTCTTCCAGCAAGGAGGTGGACCTCCGCCGCCGCTGCAACACCACGGGATGCAAGGACCGGGACcag TAATGCCACCACAGGGTCCTCCACAAGGTCCTCCACACGGACCACCCCACGGTCCACCGATGAACAATTTGCCACCTCACGGTCCACCACATGGTTATCCACCTCAGGGATTACAACCACCTTATGGTGGTCCTCCGCCAGATCACAGAAACGATATGCCACAGCTGTCTGAACAGGAATTTGAAGACATTATGTCACGAAATAG AACGGTTTCATCATCAGCTATAGCAAGGGCAGTGTCTGACGCCGCCGCGGGCGAATATGCGAGTGCCATCGAAACTTTAGTGACGGCGATCTCGCTGATAAAGCAGTCAAAGGTGGCTAACGACGACCGTTGcaaaattttgattagttCGTTGCAAGATACGTTACGCGGTGTCGAAGACAAAAGTTACAGCTCGGGCAGAAGGGATAGGTCTAGGTCGAGGGATCGGCCGCACCGGAGGCGGCGGGACAGATCCAGCTCCag atATAGGGACAGAAGTAGAGACAGAGAACGTGATAGGGACAGGGATCGTGATCGTGACCGCTACTACACCGACAGTTACAGGGAACGCGACAGAGAACGGGACAGATCACGTAGTAGAGGCGACAGACAGGACCGTGACAGAGAACGCGATTACAGAGAACGGCAGCCCGACGAAGA TTCCAGAGTATCCAGATCGAGAAACAAGTCGCCATCGGACGTTGACGGTGGCGGCGGTGGCGGCGGTGGCGGTGATGCCCCCTCGAAGTCTAGGTACTATGACGATCGCTACCGAGAAAGGGAGTCGGGACGCCGGGAAAGCGATCGAGATCGCGATCGGGAACGCAGAGAAGATGCACACCGATCACGGCATTAA
- the LOC109594981 gene encoding cleavage and polyadenylation specificity factor subunit 6-like isoform X5, with translation MADNDIDLYADDIDQDFAQDDFSGDNVDLYDDVIAAPPVPDNSDNSDTNHQSSATAEDTNGNSFASQGNNISNNSTGRRHQLYVGNLTWWTTDQDIANAVHDIGVNDFHEVKFFEHRANGQSKGFCVISMGSESSMRLCMDLLPNKEINGQSPSVTLPTKQALSNFESQSKTRPSPTNNSNSRPQHPNHGMGPPGGPRMQGPPGFGGGPPQMHHHHHNHHQGGQIGGPRFQGQPGQWNGPPRPNGPPGGPNMGPMRPGGPPPGPQGPPRPPMYQGPPQGQVPPRNMPQGQVPPPGGMRPDWSRPPMQQGFPPQGPPHHMQGGPPGNMGGPRGPPPMGGPPPQGPPQGPPAPHVNPAFFQQGGGPPPPLQHHGMQGPGPEACFSVMPPQGPPQGPPHGPPHGPPMNNLPPHGPPHGYPPQGLQPPYGGPPPDHRNDMPQLSEQEFEDIMSRNRTVSSSAIARAVSDAAAGEYASAIETLVTAISLIKQSKVANDDRCKILISSLQDTLRGVEDKSYSSGRRDRSRSRDRPHRRRRDRSSSRYRDRSRDRERDRDRDRDRDRYYTDSYRERDRERDRSRSRGDRQDRDRERDYRERQPDEDSRVSRSRNKSPSDVDGGGGGGGGGDAPSKSRYYDDRYRERESGRRESDRDRDRERREDAHRSRH, from the exons ATGGCGGACAACGACATAGATTTATACGCGGACGATATTGACCAAGATTTTGCACAA GATGATTTTAGCGGGGATAACGTAGACTTGTACGATGATGTTATTGCGGCACCTCCTGTCCCCGACAATTCGGATAATTCCGACACAAACCATCAGTCTTCTGCTACCGCCGAAGACACTAATGGCAACTCTTTTGCCTCGCAGGGCAATAACATTTCGAACAACTCAACCGGCCGCAGACATCAGCTCTATGTTGGGAATTTGACATGG TGGACAACGGATCAGGACATAGCGAACGCCGTCCACGACATCGGCGTGAACGACTTCCACGAGGTAAAGTTCTTCGAGCACCGCGCCAACGGCCAATCGAAGGGTTTCTGCGTCATCTCGATGGGATCAGAGAGCAGCATGCGTCTCTGCATGGACCTACTGCCGAATAAGGAGATCAACGGACAGTCGCCATCCGTAACGCTGCCCACCAAACAGGCCCTGAGCAATTTCGAAAGTCAGTCGAAAACACGTCCGTCACCCACCAACAACTCTAACTCACGACCCCAACACCCCAACCACG GTATGGGACCGCCAGGTGGACCGAGGATGCAGGGACCTCCAGGCTTTGGCGGCGGCCCGCCGCAAATGCACCATCACCACCACAACCATCATCAGGGCGGACAGATAGGTGGCCCGCGTTTCCAAGGCCAACCGGGCCAGTGGAACGGCCCGCCCAGACCCAACGGACCACCGGGTGGACCGAACATGGGACCGATGAGGCCGGGCGGACCGCCGCCAGGACCACAGGGACCGCCCAGACCTCCCATG TACCAGGGTCCTCCACAGGGACAGGTGCCGCCCAGAAATATGCCCCAAGGCCAAGTACCTCCTCCCGGAGGTATGAGACCCGATTGGAGCAGACCGCCAATGCAACAGGGCTTCCCGCCTCAGGGACCGCCACATCACATGCAGGGCGGCCCGCCGGGCAACATGGGTGGCCCGCGAGGTCCCCCGCCGATGGGCGGACCGCCGCCGCAAGGCCCTCCCCAAGGGCCTCCAGCTCCTCATGTCAATCCGGCGTTCTTCCAGCAAGGAGGTGGACCTCCGCCGCCGCTGCAACACCACGGGATGCAAGGACCGGGACcag AAGCCTGTTTTTCAGTAATGCCACCACAGGGTCCTCCACAAGGTCCTCCACACGGACCACCCCACGGTCCACCGATGAACAATTTGCCACCTCACGGTCCACCACATGGTTATCCACCTCAGGGATTACAACCACCTTATGGTGGTCCTCCGCCAGATCACAGAAACGATATGCCACAGCTGTCTGAACAGGAATTTGAAGACATTATGTCACGAAATAG AACGGTTTCATCATCAGCTATAGCAAGGGCAGTGTCTGACGCCGCCGCGGGCGAATATGCGAGTGCCATCGAAACTTTAGTGACGGCGATCTCGCTGATAAAGCAGTCAAAGGTGGCTAACGACGACCGTTGcaaaattttgattagttCGTTGCAAGATACGTTACGCGGTGTCGAAGACAAAAGTTACAGCTCGGGCAGAAGGGATAGGTCTAGGTCGAGGGATCGGCCGCACCGGAGGCGGCGGGACAGATCCAGCTCCag atATAGGGACAGAAGTAGAGACAGAGAACGTGATAGGGACAGGGATCGTGATCGTGACCGCTACTACACCGACAGTTACAGGGAACGCGACAGAGAACGGGACAGATCACGTAGTAGAGGCGACAGACAGGACCGTGACAGAGAACGCGATTACAGAGAACGGCAGCCCGACGAAGA TTCCAGAGTATCCAGATCGAGAAACAAGTCGCCATCGGACGTTGACGGTGGCGGCGGTGGCGGCGGTGGCGGTGATGCCCCCTCGAAGTCTAGGTACTATGACGATCGCTACCGAGAAAGGGAGTCGGGACGCCGGGAAAGCGATCGAGATCGCGATCGGGAACGCAGAGAAGATGCACACCGATCACGGCATTAA
- the LOC109594981 gene encoding cleavage and polyadenylation specificity factor subunit 6-like isoform X2, with protein sequence MADNDIDLYADDIDQDFAQDDFSGDNVDLYDDVIAAPPVPDNSDNSDTNHQSSATAEDTNGNSFASQGNNISNNSTGRRHQLYVGNLTWWTTDQDIANAVHDIGVNDFHEVKFFEHRANGQSKGFCVISMGSESSMRLCMDLLPNKEINGQSPSVTLPTKQALSNFESQSKTRPSPTNNSNSRPQHPNHGNNSIHPGMGPPGGPRMQGPPGFGGGPPQMHHHHHNHHQGGQIGGPRFQGQPGQWNGPPRPNGPPGGPNMGPMRPGGPPPGPQGPPRPPMYQGPPQGQVPPRNMPQGQVPPPGGMRPDWSRPPMQQGFPPQGPPHHMQGGPPGNMGGPRGPPPMGGPPPQGPPQGPPAPHVNPAFFQQGGGPPPPLQHHGMQGPGPACFSVMPPQGPPQGPPHGPPHGPPMNNLPPHGPPHGYPPQGLQPPYGGPPPDHRNDMPQLSEQEFEDIMSRNRTVSSSAIARAVSDAAAGEYASAIETLVTAISLIKQSKVANDDRCKILISSLQDTLRGVEDKSYSSGRRDRSRSRDRPHRRRRDRSSSRYRDRSRDRERDRDRDRDRDRYYTDSYRERDRERDRSRSRGDRQDRDRERDYRERQPDEDSRVSRSRNKSPSDVDGGGGGGGGGDAPSKSRYYDDRYRERESGRRESDRDRDRERREDAHRSRH encoded by the exons ATGGCGGACAACGACATAGATTTATACGCGGACGATATTGACCAAGATTTTGCACAA GATGATTTTAGCGGGGATAACGTAGACTTGTACGATGATGTTATTGCGGCACCTCCTGTCCCCGACAATTCGGATAATTCCGACACAAACCATCAGTCTTCTGCTACCGCCGAAGACACTAATGGCAACTCTTTTGCCTCGCAGGGCAATAACATTTCGAACAACTCAACCGGCCGCAGACATCAGCTCTATGTTGGGAATTTGACATGG TGGACAACGGATCAGGACATAGCGAACGCCGTCCACGACATCGGCGTGAACGACTTCCACGAGGTAAAGTTCTTCGAGCACCGCGCCAACGGCCAATCGAAGGGTTTCTGCGTCATCTCGATGGGATCAGAGAGCAGCATGCGTCTCTGCATGGACCTACTGCCGAATAAGGAGATCAACGGACAGTCGCCATCCGTAACGCTGCCCACCAAACAGGCCCTGAGCAATTTCGAAAGTCAGTCGAAAACACGTCCGTCACCCACCAACAACTCTAACTCACGACCCCAACACCCCAACCACGGTAACAATTCCATTCATCCAG GTATGGGACCGCCAGGTGGACCGAGGATGCAGGGACCTCCAGGCTTTGGCGGCGGCCCGCCGCAAATGCACCATCACCACCACAACCATCATCAGGGCGGACAGATAGGTGGCCCGCGTTTCCAAGGCCAACCGGGCCAGTGGAACGGCCCGCCCAGACCCAACGGACCACCGGGTGGACCGAACATGGGACCGATGAGGCCGGGCGGACCGCCGCCAGGACCACAGGGACCGCCCAGACCTCCCATG TACCAGGGTCCTCCACAGGGACAGGTGCCGCCCAGAAATATGCCCCAAGGCCAAGTACCTCCTCCCGGAGGTATGAGACCCGATTGGAGCAGACCGCCAATGCAACAGGGCTTCCCGCCTCAGGGACCGCCACATCACATGCAGGGCGGCCCGCCGGGCAACATGGGTGGCCCGCGAGGTCCCCCGCCGATGGGCGGACCGCCGCCGCAAGGCCCTCCCCAAGGGCCTCCAGCTCCTCATGTCAATCCGGCGTTCTTCCAGCAAGGAGGTGGACCTCCGCCGCCGCTGCAACACCACGGGATGCAAGGACCGGGACcag CCTGTTTTTCAGTAATGCCACCACAGGGTCCTCCACAAGGTCCTCCACACGGACCACCCCACGGTCCACCGATGAACAATTTGCCACCTCACGGTCCACCACATGGTTATCCACCTCAGGGATTACAACCACCTTATGGTGGTCCTCCGCCAGATCACAGAAACGATATGCCACAGCTGTCTGAACAGGAATTTGAAGACATTATGTCACGAAATAG AACGGTTTCATCATCAGCTATAGCAAGGGCAGTGTCTGACGCCGCCGCGGGCGAATATGCGAGTGCCATCGAAACTTTAGTGACGGCGATCTCGCTGATAAAGCAGTCAAAGGTGGCTAACGACGACCGTTGcaaaattttgattagttCGTTGCAAGATACGTTACGCGGTGTCGAAGACAAAAGTTACAGCTCGGGCAGAAGGGATAGGTCTAGGTCGAGGGATCGGCCGCACCGGAGGCGGCGGGACAGATCCAGCTCCag atATAGGGACAGAAGTAGAGACAGAGAACGTGATAGGGACAGGGATCGTGATCGTGACCGCTACTACACCGACAGTTACAGGGAACGCGACAGAGAACGGGACAGATCACGTAGTAGAGGCGACAGACAGGACCGTGACAGAGAACGCGATTACAGAGAACGGCAGCCCGACGAAGA TTCCAGAGTATCCAGATCGAGAAACAAGTCGCCATCGGACGTTGACGGTGGCGGCGGTGGCGGCGGTGGCGGTGATGCCCCCTCGAAGTCTAGGTACTATGACGATCGCTACCGAGAAAGGGAGTCGGGACGCCGGGAAAGCGATCGAGATCGCGATCGGGAACGCAGAGAAGATGCACACCGATCACGGCATTAA
- the LOC109594981 gene encoding cleavage and polyadenylation specificity factor subunit 6-like isoform X3: MADNDIDLYADDIDQDFAQDDFSGDNVDLYDDVIAAPPVPDNSDNSDTNHQSSATAEDTNGNSFASQGNNISNNSTGRRHQLYVGNLTWWTTDQDIANAVHDIGVNDFHEVKFFEHRANGQSKGFCVISMGSESSMRLCMDLLPNKEINGQSPSVTLPTKQALSNFESQSKTRPSPTNNSNSRPQHPNHGNNSIHPGMGPPGGPRMQGPPGFGGGPPQMHHHHHNHHQGGQIGGPRFQGQPGQWNGPPRPNGPPGGPNMGPMRPGGPPPGPQGPPRPPMYQGPPQGQVPPRNMPQGQVPPPGGMRPDWSRPPMQQGFPPQGPPHHMQGGPPGNMGGPRGPPPMGGPPPQGPPQGPPAPHVNPAFFQQGGGPPPPLQHHGMQGPGPEACFSVMPPQGPPQGPPHGPPHGPPMNNLPPHGPPHGYPPQGLQPPYGGPPPDHRNDMPQLSEQEFEDIMSRNRTVSSSAIARAVSDAAAGEYASAIETLVTAISLIKQSKVANDDRCKILISSLQDTLRGVEDKSYSSGRRDRSRSRDRPHRRRRDRSSSRYRDRSRDRERDRDRDRDRDRYYTDSYRERDRERDRSRSRGDRQDRDRERDYRERQPDEEVSRSRNKSPSDVDGGGGGGGGGDAPSKSRYYDDRYRERESGRRESDRDRDRERREDAHRSRH; encoded by the exons ATGGCGGACAACGACATAGATTTATACGCGGACGATATTGACCAAGATTTTGCACAA GATGATTTTAGCGGGGATAACGTAGACTTGTACGATGATGTTATTGCGGCACCTCCTGTCCCCGACAATTCGGATAATTCCGACACAAACCATCAGTCTTCTGCTACCGCCGAAGACACTAATGGCAACTCTTTTGCCTCGCAGGGCAATAACATTTCGAACAACTCAACCGGCCGCAGACATCAGCTCTATGTTGGGAATTTGACATGG TGGACAACGGATCAGGACATAGCGAACGCCGTCCACGACATCGGCGTGAACGACTTCCACGAGGTAAAGTTCTTCGAGCACCGCGCCAACGGCCAATCGAAGGGTTTCTGCGTCATCTCGATGGGATCAGAGAGCAGCATGCGTCTCTGCATGGACCTACTGCCGAATAAGGAGATCAACGGACAGTCGCCATCCGTAACGCTGCCCACCAAACAGGCCCTGAGCAATTTCGAAAGTCAGTCGAAAACACGTCCGTCACCCACCAACAACTCTAACTCACGACCCCAACACCCCAACCACGGTAACAATTCCATTCATCCAG GTATGGGACCGCCAGGTGGACCGAGGATGCAGGGACCTCCAGGCTTTGGCGGCGGCCCGCCGCAAATGCACCATCACCACCACAACCATCATCAGGGCGGACAGATAGGTGGCCCGCGTTTCCAAGGCCAACCGGGCCAGTGGAACGGCCCGCCCAGACCCAACGGACCACCGGGTGGACCGAACATGGGACCGATGAGGCCGGGCGGACCGCCGCCAGGACCACAGGGACCGCCCAGACCTCCCATG TACCAGGGTCCTCCACAGGGACAGGTGCCGCCCAGAAATATGCCCCAAGGCCAAGTACCTCCTCCCGGAGGTATGAGACCCGATTGGAGCAGACCGCCAATGCAACAGGGCTTCCCGCCTCAGGGACCGCCACATCACATGCAGGGCGGCCCGCCGGGCAACATGGGTGGCCCGCGAGGTCCCCCGCCGATGGGCGGACCGCCGCCGCAAGGCCCTCCCCAAGGGCCTCCAGCTCCTCATGTCAATCCGGCGTTCTTCCAGCAAGGAGGTGGACCTCCGCCGCCGCTGCAACACCACGGGATGCAAGGACCGGGACcag AAGCCTGTTTTTCAGTAATGCCACCACAGGGTCCTCCACAAGGTCCTCCACACGGACCACCCCACGGTCCACCGATGAACAATTTGCCACCTCACGGTCCACCACATGGTTATCCACCTCAGGGATTACAACCACCTTATGGTGGTCCTCCGCCAGATCACAGAAACGATATGCCACAGCTGTCTGAACAGGAATTTGAAGACATTATGTCACGAAATAG AACGGTTTCATCATCAGCTATAGCAAGGGCAGTGTCTGACGCCGCCGCGGGCGAATATGCGAGTGCCATCGAAACTTTAGTGACGGCGATCTCGCTGATAAAGCAGTCAAAGGTGGCTAACGACGACCGTTGcaaaattttgattagttCGTTGCAAGATACGTTACGCGGTGTCGAAGACAAAAGTTACAGCTCGGGCAGAAGGGATAGGTCTAGGTCGAGGGATCGGCCGCACCGGAGGCGGCGGGACAGATCCAGCTCCag atATAGGGACAGAAGTAGAGACAGAGAACGTGATAGGGACAGGGATCGTGATCGTGACCGCTACTACACCGACAGTTACAGGGAACGCGACAGAGAACGGGACAGATCACGTAGTAGAGGCGACAGACAGGACCGTGACAGAGAACGCGATTACAGAGAACGGCAGCCCGACGAAGA AGTATCCAGATCGAGAAACAAGTCGCCATCGGACGTTGACGGTGGCGGCGGTGGCGGCGGTGGCGGTGATGCCCCCTCGAAGTCTAGGTACTATGACGATCGCTACCGAGAAAGGGAGTCGGGACGCCGGGAAAGCGATCGAGATCGCGATCGGGAACGCAGAGAAGATGCACACCGATCACGGCATTAA
- the LOC109594981 gene encoding cleavage and polyadenylation specificity factor subunit 6-like isoform X1, whose protein sequence is MADNDIDLYADDIDQDFAQDDFSGDNVDLYDDVIAAPPVPDNSDNSDTNHQSSATAEDTNGNSFASQGNNISNNSTGRRHQLYVGNLTWWTTDQDIANAVHDIGVNDFHEVKFFEHRANGQSKGFCVISMGSESSMRLCMDLLPNKEINGQSPSVTLPTKQALSNFESQSKTRPSPTNNSNSRPQHPNHGNNSIHPGMGPPGGPRMQGPPGFGGGPPQMHHHHHNHHQGGQIGGPRFQGQPGQWNGPPRPNGPPGGPNMGPMRPGGPPPGPQGPPRPPMYQGPPQGQVPPRNMPQGQVPPPGGMRPDWSRPPMQQGFPPQGPPHHMQGGPPGNMGGPRGPPPMGGPPPQGPPQGPPAPHVNPAFFQQGGGPPPPLQHHGMQGPGPEACFSVMPPQGPPQGPPHGPPHGPPMNNLPPHGPPHGYPPQGLQPPYGGPPPDHRNDMPQLSEQEFEDIMSRNRTVSSSAIARAVSDAAAGEYASAIETLVTAISLIKQSKVANDDRCKILISSLQDTLRGVEDKSYSSGRRDRSRSRDRPHRRRRDRSSSRYRDRSRDRERDRDRDRDRDRYYTDSYRERDRERDRSRSRGDRQDRDRERDYRERQPDEDSRVSRSRNKSPSDVDGGGGGGGGGDAPSKSRYYDDRYRERESGRRESDRDRDRERREDAHRSRH, encoded by the exons ATGGCGGACAACGACATAGATTTATACGCGGACGATATTGACCAAGATTTTGCACAA GATGATTTTAGCGGGGATAACGTAGACTTGTACGATGATGTTATTGCGGCACCTCCTGTCCCCGACAATTCGGATAATTCCGACACAAACCATCAGTCTTCTGCTACCGCCGAAGACACTAATGGCAACTCTTTTGCCTCGCAGGGCAATAACATTTCGAACAACTCAACCGGCCGCAGACATCAGCTCTATGTTGGGAATTTGACATGG TGGACAACGGATCAGGACATAGCGAACGCCGTCCACGACATCGGCGTGAACGACTTCCACGAGGTAAAGTTCTTCGAGCACCGCGCCAACGGCCAATCGAAGGGTTTCTGCGTCATCTCGATGGGATCAGAGAGCAGCATGCGTCTCTGCATGGACCTACTGCCGAATAAGGAGATCAACGGACAGTCGCCATCCGTAACGCTGCCCACCAAACAGGCCCTGAGCAATTTCGAAAGTCAGTCGAAAACACGTCCGTCACCCACCAACAACTCTAACTCACGACCCCAACACCCCAACCACGGTAACAATTCCATTCATCCAG GTATGGGACCGCCAGGTGGACCGAGGATGCAGGGACCTCCAGGCTTTGGCGGCGGCCCGCCGCAAATGCACCATCACCACCACAACCATCATCAGGGCGGACAGATAGGTGGCCCGCGTTTCCAAGGCCAACCGGGCCAGTGGAACGGCCCGCCCAGACCCAACGGACCACCGGGTGGACCGAACATGGGACCGATGAGGCCGGGCGGACCGCCGCCAGGACCACAGGGACCGCCCAGACCTCCCATG TACCAGGGTCCTCCACAGGGACAGGTGCCGCCCAGAAATATGCCCCAAGGCCAAGTACCTCCTCCCGGAGGTATGAGACCCGATTGGAGCAGACCGCCAATGCAACAGGGCTTCCCGCCTCAGGGACCGCCACATCACATGCAGGGCGGCCCGCCGGGCAACATGGGTGGCCCGCGAGGTCCCCCGCCGATGGGCGGACCGCCGCCGCAAGGCCCTCCCCAAGGGCCTCCAGCTCCTCATGTCAATCCGGCGTTCTTCCAGCAAGGAGGTGGACCTCCGCCGCCGCTGCAACACCACGGGATGCAAGGACCGGGACcag AAGCCTGTTTTTCAGTAATGCCACCACAGGGTCCTCCACAAGGTCCTCCACACGGACCACCCCACGGTCCACCGATGAACAATTTGCCACCTCACGGTCCACCACATGGTTATCCACCTCAGGGATTACAACCACCTTATGGTGGTCCTCCGCCAGATCACAGAAACGATATGCCACAGCTGTCTGAACAGGAATTTGAAGACATTATGTCACGAAATAG AACGGTTTCATCATCAGCTATAGCAAGGGCAGTGTCTGACGCCGCCGCGGGCGAATATGCGAGTGCCATCGAAACTTTAGTGACGGCGATCTCGCTGATAAAGCAGTCAAAGGTGGCTAACGACGACCGTTGcaaaattttgattagttCGTTGCAAGATACGTTACGCGGTGTCGAAGACAAAAGTTACAGCTCGGGCAGAAGGGATAGGTCTAGGTCGAGGGATCGGCCGCACCGGAGGCGGCGGGACAGATCCAGCTCCag atATAGGGACAGAAGTAGAGACAGAGAACGTGATAGGGACAGGGATCGTGATCGTGACCGCTACTACACCGACAGTTACAGGGAACGCGACAGAGAACGGGACAGATCACGTAGTAGAGGCGACAGACAGGACCGTGACAGAGAACGCGATTACAGAGAACGGCAGCCCGACGAAGA TTCCAGAGTATCCAGATCGAGAAACAAGTCGCCATCGGACGTTGACGGTGGCGGCGGTGGCGGCGGTGGCGGTGATGCCCCCTCGAAGTCTAGGTACTATGACGATCGCTACCGAGAAAGGGAGTCGGGACGCCGGGAAAGCGATCGAGATCGCGATCGGGAACGCAGAGAAGATGCACACCGATCACGGCATTAA